The nucleotide window ACTGTATTTGCATTGGGTGATTGTGCAGCCATCACAGATACTAAAACCGGCGGATTATACCCGCCAACTGCCCAGCATGCTCTGCGAGAAAGCAAGATACTCTCACACAATCTAAAATGCGCAATATCTGGCAAACAAAACCAAAAACAATTCAACTTTGAGAGCAAGGGCATGATGGCAATTATAGGAAAAAGAGACGGAATTGCAAAAATATCTGGCCATTCCTTGACTGGAATTCCGGCGTGGTTTGTCTGGAAGACATACTATTTGATGATGCTTCCAACATTTGAGAAAAAGCTCAAAGTAGCACTGGACTGGACCGTAAACTCGCTCTTTACGCGGGACATCACGCTGGTTCGCAAGATAAAGCGCAAGTCCATCAACCAGTTTTCCTCAGACGGTATGGACAGTCTGGATCAGGTCTTGTTTAGATCAGAGGAATCTGCCAAAATACAGGCTAGCAAAGTTTGAGCAGTTTAGATGCAAAATCCGATTTTTCATTAAAATAAATACCGAATCCAGAGCAAACATACCATGATAGGAACAGACTTGGAAAAATGGCGCAGGACTCATTATTCTAACCAATTATCTTCCAAGCTAGCGGACACCGAGGTTATGGTGATGGGTTGGGTCCTGTCAGTGAGGGGACATGGAAACATTTCATTTATGGCACTAAAGGACAAGGAAGGTGAAATACAAGTTGTGGCAAAGGCAGGAAGCTGTCCGGATGATGTGCGGGAAAAGATATCTCATCTCAAGGCGCACTCGTCAGTTGGCATACTGGGCACCATAAAACCATCTGAGAAAGCACCAAGTGGTGTTGAAATCATACCAAAAGAGCTCAAGGTTTTCTCCGAGGTAGAAAAGATTCCTCCATTTGAGCCATATGCAAAGACCGTAAAGAACATCGACACTAGATTGGAGATCAGACCAATTGATCTAAAAAGAAAGTCACTGCAACACATATTCAAAGCAAGAAGCTTGGTGCTAAAATCAATTCGGGATTATTTTTATGAAAATGGGTTTTTGGAAATCAACACGCCAAAGATGATTGCAACTGCAACAGAGGGCGGCGCAGCACTATTTCCCATATTCTATTACAACAAGGAAGCTTTTCTGGCACAATCTCCACAGTTGTACAAAGAACAACTCACGATGAGCTTTGAGAAGGTATTTGAGATTGCACCAATATTTCGAGCAGAGCCATCTAGAACAAACCGACACCTCTCTGAGGCAATCTCAATAGACATGGAAGAGGCCTATGTTGATTATAATGATATCATGAAAAGAATTGAAGACGTGATAAAATCATGCATCAAAACAATATCAGAATACGCAAAGAACAACCCAGAATCGGAATTTGTCGTACCAGATCTGCCATATACAATCCCGCAATACACCTATGCGGAATTGGTCGATAAAATGCAAAAAGCTGGGGCAAAGACAGAGTGGGGCGATGATCTTTACCCATCAAATCTAAAAAAGATAGGTCTAAGTGGATTTTATTTCATAAAGGATTGGCCTACCGGACCAAAACCATTCTATGTTAAAATAAACAAGTCAGACCCAAAAATATCCGAGTCCTTTGATCTGATGTTTGGTGATCTGGAGCTATCATCAGGTAGTACGAGGGTTGAAAAAAGAGCAGAGCTCGAAGAGCGCATGAAAAACAAGGGCCTAAAGATTGACGCATTTGAGTATCACCTGAGGGCATTTGATTATGGGGTGCCACCACACGCAGGGTGCGGAATCGGACTTGAGCGACTAATCATGGCACTCACAGGCACTGAAAACATAAGAGACACCACATTTTACCCAAGAGACGTAGACAGGCTAACGCCTTAGGGAGATGTCTTTGGTCACAAAAGAAGAAATCCAGAACATTGCAAAGCTAATGCGAATTGATATTGAAAATGCCGATGAATATTTCGATCGAGTTCAAAAGGTGCTGAGTTATTTTGATATTTTGGATAAAGCAGACATTGAGGGAGAGGAGATACCAGTACAAGATGTAGGAATTGATAATCTACGAGAGGACCAGCACATTCCATTTGATGACAAACTAATCCAGCAACTCAAAAACTACAAGGGAAGCTACATCCGGGCTCCAAAGATGAACTAGATTGAGCCTTGCCATTTCCGCCATCGATTACATCAATGGCATCAAAAACGGAAGCATCACGTCTGAGGAGTTTGTTGCAAAAACCATCGAGCACATAAAAAAGCATGAGCCTAGACTGCACGCATTTTTATCAATAAACGAGGATGCCATAGAGCAGGCACGCCAGATAGACAAGAAAGTAAAGCTAGGCCAAAAGGTTGGCGCATTTTACGGCATGCCAATATCCATCAAGGATAACATCTGCATCAAGGGTGGCAAGACAACATGCGCATCAAAGATGTTAGAGAATTACACCGCCCCATATGACGCAACAGTAGTATCAAACCTAAAATCACAGGATGCCATCATAATCGGCAAAACAAATCTAGATGAATTTGCGATGGGTGTTGCAACCGAGTTTTCAGCATTTGGCCCAAGCAAAAACCCATGGAATATAGATTATGTTCCAGGCGGCTCGTCTGGCGGTAGTGCAGTTTCGGTTGCAGGGCTGGAATCTATTCTATCGCTTGGCTCTGATACCGGCGGCTCGGTTAGAAATCCCGCCAGCTTTTGCAGCATTGTTGGCCTAAAGCCGACATACGGCCTGGTATCTAGGTATGGTTTGATATCATACTCTAATAGCATAGAGCAGATTGGCCCAATGGGTAGAAAGGTGGAGGATGTGGCGTTGTTATTGAATCACATCGCAGGAAAAGACCCGCATGATCCCACCACACTAACAAATCCAACCTCGGACTATCTATCCGAAATCGATGTAGGGGTTTCTGGAAAAAAAATAGGCATCATAAAGGAGATGAGTTCAGGTGCAGGCCTGGACAAAACAGTGGAATCGGTTTTCAGAAATGCGGTGTCTGCATTTGAAAAACTTGGTGCCAAAATAGAAGAAGTATCGCTAGATATGGTGGAATATACAGTTGCAACATATTATATTCTGACTACGGCCGAAGCTGGCAGCAACTTGTCCAGATATGATAATCTGAGGTACGGGTACGATCTGGATTCTGAAGGATATGAGTTCAAGTCATACATCTCAAAAGCAAGAAGGAGTTTTGGACCAGAAGTAACCAGAAGAATGATTCTGGGCGGATTTGTCCCATCCGCTGGATTTGCAGGAAAGTACCTGCTTAAGGCACTAAAGGTCAAAAATAAGCTAAAAAAACAAATTCAGTCAGCATTTACAAAATTTGATTATTTGATATCGCCAACAGTTCCGGTGTTGCCATTCAAATTTGGCGAAAAAATAAACGACCCACTTGCAATGTATCTGGCAGACATCAATACAGTAACTGCAAACCTTACAGGCATTCCAGCAATATCCATTCCATATGAAATAAGAAATGGCCTGCCAGTTGGCGTGCAAATTCATGCAAATATCCTGCAAGAAAAACCATTACTACAAGCAGGTTATGCACTACAGAACACCACCAAAATTCCGGAGATCACACTATGATAGGCCTTGAAATCCACTGCCAGTTAACCAAATTAGAAAGTAAACTGTTTTGCACATGCAAGGCAAACTATCGCGAATTTGAGCCAAACACAAACATCTGTCCCACATGCATGGGGATGCCCGGAACCCTACCAAGACTCAACAAAAAGGCAGTGGAAAAGGCAACAATGATTGCAATGGCGCTAAACTGCCACACCCCACAAAGGCTTGGGTTTTTTAGAAAAAACTATTTTTACCCAGATTTGCCAAAAAACTTTCAAATCACGCAGCTCAACATGTATGGCCCAACATCAATTGGTGATCAGGGCAAGGTATCAGTTGAGGGCAAAGAAATACGAATCAGGCGAATCCAGCTAGAAGAGGACCCCGGCAGGCTAATCTACGAAGGCGCATCGGAGAAAACTGCAATCACACTTGTTGATTACAATCGCGCAGGCACACCACTAGTGGAGATAGTAACCGAGCCTGACTTTGATAGTCCGAGGCAGGTCCGAATCTTCCTAAATGTACTATCTGATCTATTGCAAAACTTGGATGTCTCAGACCCAACACTGGAAGGTGCAATGCGTGCAGACGCCAACGTATCAGTACAGGGTGGTCCGCGAGTTGAGGTCAAAAACATTGGCTCTTTTCACGACTTGGAAAAAGCGATTCACTTTGAGATGACAAGACAGCAAAGTCTCAAGGAAAGAGGAATCGAAATATCACAGGAGACTCGTCACTGGGATGACAAACGCAAAATCACCATATCATCCAGATCAAAAGAGGAAGACGAAGATTATCGGTATATTTTGGAAGGCGACATACCATGGGTTGTAATGGATAATTCCTCCATAGAAACATGGAAAAAGAAAATGCCAGAGAGCATCAGCTCAAAAAAAGAGCGATACATCACAAAATATGGCATTCCATCTCAGGTGGCAGATGTATTATCATCTGATAAATATTATTCTGACTTGTTCGAGCAGGCCCACAATGAAGCAAACGCAAAAGAGATTGCAAATCTGATCACCACAGATATGATGGGTTTGGTTGATACTAGAGAAAAAAGAGAACAATCAAAGCTCATACCAAGGCATCTCGCTGATCTGATTGATATGGTGAATTCTGGCAAAGTAACTCGCAGCTCGGCAAAAAATGCCCTAGTTGAAATAGTAAAATCCGGAAAATCAGTATCCGAGATAATATCCAGTACCGGCATGGCAAAGATATCAGATGAATCCGAGCTTGGCAGAATCATAGATGACATAATACTACAGGAAGGTGTGGCAGTCCAGCAGGCAGGGGAAAACCCCCAAACCATAAACTATCTGGTAGGAAAGGTAATGCAGAAAACAAATGGCAAGGCAGATCCTGCCATCACACTAAAGATATTCAAAGAGAAAATTGGAATCTGATCTGGATGAAAATGAGGTAGAGATTGCCCGAATTATGGTGAGATTACCGGAATTTG belongs to Candidatus Nitrosotenuis cloacae and includes:
- the gatA gene encoding Asp-tRNA(Asn)/Glu-tRNA(Gln) amidotransferase subunit GatA, which translates into the protein MSLAISAIDYINGIKNGSITSEEFVAKTIEHIKKHEPRLHAFLSINEDAIEQARQIDKKVKLGQKVGAFYGMPISIKDNICIKGGKTTCASKMLENYTAPYDATVVSNLKSQDAIIIGKTNLDEFAMGVATEFSAFGPSKNPWNIDYVPGGSSGGSAVSVAGLESILSLGSDTGGSVRNPASFCSIVGLKPTYGLVSRYGLISYSNSIEQIGPMGRKVEDVALLLNHIAGKDPHDPTTLTNPTSDYLSEIDVGVSGKKIGIIKEMSSGAGLDKTVESVFRNAVSAFEKLGAKIEEVSLDMVEYTVATYYILTTAEAGSNLSRYDNLRYGYDLDSEGYEFKSYISKARRSFGPEVTRRMILGGFVPSAGFAGKYLLKALKVKNKLKKQIQSAFTKFDYLISPTVPVLPFKFGEKINDPLAMYLADINTVTANLTGIPAISIPYEIRNGLPVGVQIHANILQEKPLLQAGYALQNTTKIPEITL
- a CDS encoding Asp-tRNA(Asn)/Glu-tRNA(Gln) amidotransferase subunit GatC; this encodes MSLVTKEEIQNIAKLMRIDIENADEYFDRVQKVLSYFDILDKADIEGEEIPVQDVGIDNLREDQHIPFDDKLIQQLKNYKGSYIRAPKMN
- the aspS gene encoding aspartate--tRNA(Asn) ligase translates to MIGTDLEKWRRTHYSNQLSSKLADTEVMVMGWVLSVRGHGNISFMALKDKEGEIQVVAKAGSCPDDVREKISHLKAHSSVGILGTIKPSEKAPSGVEIIPKELKVFSEVEKIPPFEPYAKTVKNIDTRLEIRPIDLKRKSLQHIFKARSLVLKSIRDYFYENGFLEINTPKMIATATEGGAALFPIFYYNKEAFLAQSPQLYKEQLTMSFEKVFEIAPIFRAEPSRTNRHLSEAISIDMEEAYVDYNDIMKRIEDVIKSCIKTISEYAKNNPESEFVVPDLPYTIPQYTYAELVDKMQKAGAKTEWGDDLYPSNLKKIGLSGFYFIKDWPTGPKPFYVKINKSDPKISESFDLMFGDLELSSGSTRVEKRAELEERMKNKGLKIDAFEYHLRAFDYGVPPHAGCGIGLERLIMALTGTENIRDTTFYPRDVDRLTP
- the gatB gene encoding Asp-tRNA(Asn)/Glu-tRNA(Gln) amidotransferase subunit GatB, encoding MIGLEIHCQLTKLESKLFCTCKANYREFEPNTNICPTCMGMPGTLPRLNKKAVEKATMIAMALNCHTPQRLGFFRKNYFYPDLPKNFQITQLNMYGPTSIGDQGKVSVEGKEIRIRRIQLEEDPGRLIYEGASEKTAITLVDYNRAGTPLVEIVTEPDFDSPRQVRIFLNVLSDLLQNLDVSDPTLEGAMRADANVSVQGGPRVEVKNIGSFHDLEKAIHFEMTRQQSLKERGIEISQETRHWDDKRKITISSRSKEEDEDYRYILEGDIPWVVMDNSSIETWKKKMPESISSKKERYITKYGIPSQVADVLSSDKYYSDLFEQAHNEANAKEIANLITTDMMGLVDTREKREQSKLIPRHLADLIDMVNSGKVTRSSAKNALVEIVKSGKSVSEIISSTGMAKISDESELGRIIDDIILQEGVAVQQAGENPQTINYLVGKVMQKTNGKADPAITLKIFKEKIGI